The following proteins come from a genomic window of Myroides odoratus DSM 2801:
- a CDS encoding AsmA-like C-terminal region-containing protein — protein sequence MKKKVGLWIGGVVLGIFLLLLAAPFLFKGKIQDLVLKTINDNLTATVSFDKVNLSLLKNFPKATVTIDGLTIVNTAPFQGDTLLQAQTIGLQMSVMELFNGADKPMNIEEILLKDAAIHVLVNEQGIANYDIALKDEEDKEEEEDKEDKPFSLALQHYQIENTKITYTDLSSKMQFVIDEFNHEGKGNLTANVLDLDTKSKAKVSFVMDGTAFLNQVQLSLDAMIGMDMEQQIYTFKENKALINQLPLQFDGKVQLLEEGQAFDLSFATPDSDFKNFLGLIPEAYAGGLKGVTTTGEFKVAGQVKGNLTETTIPTLAIEMAANKASFKYPDLPKAVEQIVLDMQIMNKTGLMKDTYVDLNKLSFKIDQDVFNASANIKNITENPIVDAKLNGIINLANVTKAYPIQMDVPLTGILKANVATNFDMNSVEKSQYQNIKNAGDISLTNFHFASDAMAKPLDIKEAAITFNPNYVSLNKFTLVTGQTDVAADGRLDNLYGFLFNKQTLKGNFNVRSTNFILADLLKEDTAPTTEQAKEEQAPAAKTAESLKIPAFLDCTLNADAKTVVYDNLTLKNVKGRLIVKDETARLENMTTDIFGGKLLFAGDVSTKGTQPKFAMDLGLKTLDIKETFTQFEFLKKIAPIAGIIAGNINANIKLDGQLASSDFSPIMNTLSGDLTGDILNSQVNVANSKLLSSLDSAVKFVDLSKLDLNNKRIHLKFKDGKVQVSPFDLKVKDMNVQVSGEHGFDQQMNYTLDFKVPAKMLGSDVANLLTKLSPQESAKYDAIPVKVGLTGDFSAPKVGTNMNEVVTNLTKQIAEDQANKYLDKGKDALKDLLTGGNKDKDNATGETTPESEKKKKEAEETVEKIGKGLKDLFGKKKSE from the coding sequence ATGAAGAAAAAAGTTGGATTATGGATTGGTGGAGTTGTACTGGGAATTTTCCTCTTACTACTTGCTGCTCCATTTTTATTTAAAGGAAAAATTCAAGATTTAGTGCTCAAAACAATCAATGATAACCTAACTGCAACGGTGTCTTTTGATAAAGTAAATTTGAGCTTATTGAAGAATTTCCCGAAAGCAACCGTAACGATTGATGGGCTGACGATTGTCAATACAGCGCCTTTTCAAGGGGATACATTATTGCAGGCACAAACCATCGGATTGCAGATGTCTGTCATGGAATTATTCAATGGAGCAGATAAGCCGATGAATATCGAAGAAATCTTACTAAAAGATGCAGCAATCCACGTTTTAGTGAATGAACAAGGCATTGCCAACTACGACATTGCATTGAAAGATGAAGAGGATAAAGAAGAGGAGGAAGATAAAGAAGATAAACCATTCTCTCTGGCTCTGCAACATTATCAAATTGAAAATACGAAGATTACTTACACGGATTTAAGTTCAAAAATGCAATTTGTTATTGATGAGTTTAATCATGAAGGGAAAGGAAATTTAACCGCTAATGTTTTAGATTTAGATACAAAATCAAAGGCAAAGGTTTCTTTTGTAATGGACGGAACTGCTTTCTTGAATCAAGTACAACTGTCGTTGGATGCTATGATTGGTATGGATATGGAGCAACAGATCTATACCTTCAAAGAAAATAAAGCATTGATTAATCAACTGCCTTTGCAATTTGATGGGAAAGTTCAATTGTTAGAAGAGGGACAAGCGTTTGATTTATCTTTCGCTACACCAGATTCAGACTTTAAAAACTTTTTAGGATTAATTCCCGAAGCCTATGCAGGAGGACTGAAAGGGGTAACAACAACAGGTGAATTTAAAGTAGCAGGGCAAGTGAAAGGAAATCTAACGGAAACGACTATTCCTACATTAGCGATTGAAATGGCTGCGAATAAAGCTTCATTCAAGTACCCTGATTTGCCAAAAGCAGTAGAGCAAATTGTACTGGATATGCAAATCATGAATAAGACAGGGCTAATGAAAGATACTTATGTTGATTTGAATAAGCTGTCGTTTAAAATTGATCAAGATGTATTCAATGCAAGTGCGAATATTAAAAATATCACAGAGAACCCTATCGTCGATGCTAAATTGAATGGAATAATCAATTTAGCCAATGTGACAAAAGCTTATCCAATACAAATGGACGTTCCTTTAACGGGAATTTTAAAAGCCAATGTAGCAACGAATTTTGATATGAATTCCGTAGAGAAGAGTCAGTATCAAAATATTAAAAACGCAGGGGATATTAGTTTGACGAATTTCCACTTTGCATCGGATGCCATGGCCAAGCCATTGGATATCAAAGAGGCAGCGATTACATTTAATCCGAATTATGTCAGCTTGAATAAATTTACTTTAGTTACGGGACAAACAGATGTAGCAGCAGATGGACGTTTGGATAATTTATATGGATTCTTATTCAATAAACAAACGTTGAAAGGAAATTTCAATGTTCGCTCAACAAACTTTATTCTAGCGGATTTATTAAAAGAGGATACAGCTCCTACAACGGAGCAAGCAAAAGAAGAACAAGCACCTGCGGCAAAGACAGCGGAATCGTTAAAAATTCCTGCTTTCTTGGATTGTACCTTAAATGCAGATGCTAAAACCGTGGTGTATGATAATCTAACGTTGAAAAATGTAAAAGGTCGCTTGATTGTAAAGGATGAGACCGCGCGCTTAGAAAATATGACAACAGATATCTTCGGAGGGAAATTGTTATTTGCTGGGGATGTATCAACCAAGGGAACACAACCTAAGTTTGCTATGGATTTAGGACTGAAAACACTCGATATTAAAGAGACATTTACTCAATTTGAGTTCTTGAAAAAGATTGCACCTATAGCGGGAATTATCGCAGGAAATATTAATGCGAACATCAAATTAGATGGGCAATTGGCAAGCAGTGATTTTTCTCCTATAATGAATACGCTTTCTGGAGATCTTACAGGTGATATCTTGAATTCACAGGTCAATGTAGCAAATTCAAAGTTGTTGTCTTCTTTAGATTCAGCGGTGAAATTTGTTGATTTAAGTAAACTCGATTTGAACAATAAGCGTATTCACCTGAAGTTTAAAGACGGAAAAGTACAGGTTTCTCCTTTTGATTTGAAAGTCAAAGACATGAATGTTCAAGTTTCGGGAGAACACGGCTTTGATCAACAGATGAATTATACGTTAGATTTTAAAGTACCTGCTAAAATGCTTGGTTCTGATGTAGCAAATTTATTGACTAAATTAAGTCCACAAGAAAGCGCTAAATACGATGCGATTCCTGTAAAAGTGGGGTTGACGGGTGATTTTAGTGCACCAAAGGTTGGAACGAATATGAATGAAGTTGTAACAAACCTGACTAAACAAATAGCAGAAGATCAGGCAAACAAATACTTAGATAAAGGAAAAGATGCATTAAAAGATCTCTTGACTGGTGGAAATAAGGACAAAGACAATGCTACTGGAGAAACTACGCCAGAAAGTGAGAAAAAGAAAAAAGAAGCCGAAGAAACGGTGGAGAAAATAGGAAAAGGATTGAAAGACCTTTTCGGTAAAAAGAAAAGTGAATAA
- the mutS gene encoding DNA mismatch repair protein MutS, protein MAAKEKATKETPLMKQYNEIKAKYPDACLLFRVGDFYETFGEDAIRTAQILGITLTKRGAGSSSETELAGFPHHSINVYLPKLVKAGLRVAICDQLEDPKMTKTIVKRGVTELVTPGVALNDEVLQSKSNNFLCAIHFTKKALGIAFLDVSTGEFFTSEGDVEYMDKLLQNFNPSEILVQKSNKVTFQQEFGSAYNLFFLDDWVFKEDFAFESLTKHFQTNSLKGFGIEDLTDGIIACGAVLHYLSETQHTRIKHISNIQRIAEDAYVWMDRFTIRNLELYQSSNFNAITLLDVIDKTLSPMGGRLLKRWLALPLKKKKSIVERHEIVELLTQKQDTLAFFQGQIKKISDLERLTSKIATGKVSPRELLFLKESLDAIIPLKEQALKSKNDSLKIIGDQLHDCGLLRERIAQTIHPDAPVAISKGNAIAFGINEELDELRNISSTGKSYLDEMEQRESQNTGIPSLKIAFNNVFGYYIEVRNTHKDKVPAEWIRKQTLVNAERYITEELKAYENKILGAEEKISQLEGQIYDEFVQWCGQYIQPVQLNAHLVAQLDCLSSFAQLALENNYIRPVLDDSYDLEIKDGRHPVIEKQLPFDKPYITNDVFLNNSTQQIIMITGPNMSGKSAILRQTALIVLLAQMGCFVPAAAVRMGVVDKIFTRVGASDNISMGESTFMVEMNETASILNNISDRSLVLLDEIGRGTSTYDGISIAWAIAEFLHQHPSKPKTLFATHYHELNDMQEHFEGVKNYNVSIKELKDNVLFIRKLIPGGSAHSFGIHVAKMAGMPQIVVNRAQKMLKQLEKTHHKDGDVQLKPAEQDLQLSIFNIDDPLLSSLKDELSIIDINTLTPVEALMKLHELKKMIQ, encoded by the coding sequence ATGGCTGCGAAAGAAAAAGCGACAAAAGAAACTCCGTTAATGAAGCAATACAACGAAATAAAGGCTAAATATCCCGATGCTTGTTTGTTGTTCCGCGTAGGAGATTTTTATGAAACTTTTGGAGAGGATGCTATTCGTACGGCTCAAATTTTAGGCATTACCTTAACCAAACGTGGCGCTGGATCTTCTAGTGAAACGGAGTTGGCGGGATTTCCTCATCACTCTATTAATGTTTATTTACCCAAATTAGTCAAAGCAGGACTTCGCGTTGCAATATGTGATCAACTTGAAGATCCTAAAATGACAAAAACAATTGTAAAGAGAGGAGTTACAGAATTAGTAACCCCAGGTGTTGCCTTGAATGATGAAGTGTTACAATCCAAATCCAACAACTTTTTGTGTGCGATTCACTTTACCAAAAAAGCCTTGGGTATTGCTTTTTTGGATGTATCAACAGGAGAGTTTTTTACTTCAGAAGGTGATGTAGAATACATGGATAAGCTTTTACAAAACTTCAATCCGAGTGAGATTCTCGTACAAAAAAGCAACAAAGTTACCTTTCAACAGGAATTTGGTTCAGCCTATAATCTCTTCTTTTTAGATGATTGGGTTTTCAAGGAAGACTTTGCTTTTGAATCCTTAACCAAACACTTCCAAACCAATTCATTAAAAGGATTTGGTATTGAAGATTTGACCGATGGTATTATTGCGTGTGGTGCTGTGCTACATTATCTTTCAGAGACTCAACACACGCGTATCAAACATATTTCAAACATTCAACGCATAGCAGAAGATGCTTATGTATGGATGGATCGCTTTACTATTCGAAATCTAGAGCTTTACCAAAGCAGTAATTTCAATGCCATAACCCTATTGGATGTCATTGACAAAACGTTATCTCCTATGGGAGGAAGGTTACTCAAACGCTGGTTGGCCCTTCCTTTAAAAAAGAAGAAAAGCATAGTAGAACGCCATGAAATTGTGGAGTTATTGACACAGAAACAAGATACACTTGCCTTTTTTCAAGGGCAGATTAAAAAAATATCCGATTTAGAGCGATTAACCTCTAAAATTGCAACTGGAAAAGTATCCCCTCGAGAACTTTTATTCTTAAAAGAGTCTTTGGATGCTATTATCCCTTTAAAAGAACAAGCCTTAAAAAGCAAAAATGATTCCTTGAAAATTATCGGGGATCAACTACATGATTGTGGCTTATTGCGAGAGCGCATTGCTCAAACGATTCATCCGGATGCTCCTGTGGCCATTAGCAAAGGAAATGCCATTGCTTTTGGGATCAATGAGGAATTGGATGAGTTGCGCAATATTTCATCTACTGGTAAAAGTTACCTCGATGAAATGGAGCAAAGAGAGAGCCAAAATACGGGTATTCCTTCGTTGAAAATAGCTTTCAATAATGTATTTGGATATTACATCGAAGTACGCAATACGCACAAAGATAAAGTACCTGCCGAATGGATTCGCAAACAAACCCTAGTCAATGCGGAACGCTATATTACGGAAGAACTAAAAGCGTACGAAAATAAAATCTTAGGGGCTGAAGAAAAAATCAGTCAGCTTGAAGGTCAGATTTACGATGAGTTTGTTCAATGGTGTGGGCAATACATCCAACCGGTACAATTAAATGCGCATTTAGTGGCTCAACTAGACTGCTTATCTTCGTTTGCTCAATTGGCTCTAGAAAACAATTATATACGTCCAGTACTCGATGATAGTTATGACTTAGAAATTAAAGATGGTCGTCATCCTGTAATCGAAAAACAATTGCCTTTTGATAAGCCTTATATAACCAACGATGTATTTTTAAATAATTCTACCCAACAAATCATCATGATTACCGGGCCTAATATGTCGGGGAAATCTGCTATTTTACGTCAAACTGCTTTAATTGTCCTGTTGGCTCAAATGGGTTGTTTTGTACCTGCAGCAGCTGTTCGCATGGGAGTTGTAGATAAAATTTTCACTCGTGTAGGAGCTTCTGATAATATTTCGATGGGAGAATCTACTTTTATGGTAGAGATGAATGAAACCGCTTCTATTTTGAATAATATTTCAGATCGCAGTTTAGTTTTATTGGATGAAATTGGCCGTGGAACGAGTACCTATGATGGTATTTCCATCGCCTGGGCAATTGCTGAATTTTTACATCAACATCCTTCTAAACCGAAAACTTTATTTGCTACGCACTATCACGAATTAAATGATATGCAGGAGCATTTTGAGGGAGTCAAAAACTACAACGTTTCCATTAAAGAACTCAAAGACAATGTTTTGTTTATACGAAAACTGATTCCAGGCGGAAGTGCTCATAGTTTTGGTATACACGTAGCCAAGATGGCAGGTATGCCTCAGATTGTTGTTAATCGTGCACAAAAAATGCTGAAACAATTGGAAAAGACTCATCACAAAGATGGAGATGTACAACTGAAACCAGCAGAACAAGATTTACAATTGAGTATTTTCAATATTGATGATCCTTTACTCAGTAGTTTGAAAGATGAATTATCCATCATTGACATCAATACCTTAACGCCAGTAGAGGCTTTGATGAAATTACATGAGCTCAAAAAGATGATTCAATAA
- a CDS encoding FUSC family protein, translated as MFHELIKKVITSAVLIYTVRCLLGFCIGYYLYIHFKDHETLWTIISIILVISPEGQNSKKLSIERFKSNLVGSVVGLICLEIHTPNLYVILFGIVLTILICYFFKILNMARVALVALVIILVQPSTGLTEMTPLMRFLAVTIGCLIGLMVVILTSIPIRRLKRYYDLPLA; from the coding sequence ATGTTTCACGAATTAATCAAAAAAGTAATTACCTCTGCTGTTCTCATCTACACTGTTCGTTGTCTTCTTGGTTTCTGCATAGGCTATTATCTTTATATTCACTTTAAGGATCACGAAACCTTGTGGACGATTATTTCGATTATTTTAGTCATTTCACCAGAGGGACAAAATTCAAAAAAGCTCTCTATTGAGCGCTTTAAATCCAATTTGGTTGGTTCAGTTGTGGGTTTAATTTGTTTGGAAATTCACACCCCTAATTTGTATGTCATTCTTTTTGGCATTGTCTTGACAATTCTAATTTGCTACTTTTTCAAAATTTTAAACATGGCTCGTGTAGCCCTTGTCGCTTTGGTTATTATTCTAGTTCAACCGAGTACTGGATTAACAGAAATGACACCCTTAATGCGTTTCTTAGCGGTAACTATTGGCTGTTTAATTGGTTTAATGGTTGTTATTTTAACTTCCATACCAATCCGTCGATTGAAGCGATATTACGACCTTCCTTTAGCGTAA
- a CDS encoding RNA methyltransferase — protein MRKLANSELDRKSVDEFKTSDKTPIIVVLDDVRSLHNIGSVFRTCDAFLVEKVYLCGITATPPNKEIHKTALGATETVAWEYAKDVVEVVERLKAEGVSVQAIEQVENSVMLNDFQIEDGQKYALVFGNEVKGVSQGVVDLSDGVIEIPQIGTKHSLNIAVSTGIVIWDLFQQMR, from the coding sequence ATGCGAAAATTAGCCAATAGCGAATTAGATAGAAAGAGTGTTGACGAGTTTAAAACATCAGACAAAACACCGATTATTGTTGTATTAGATGATGTAAGAAGTTTACATAACATCGGATCTGTTTTCAGAACGTGTGATGCTTTTTTGGTAGAGAAAGTATATTTATGTGGAATAACAGCAACACCACCCAATAAAGAAATACACAAAACAGCACTAGGAGCAACAGAAACTGTCGCTTGGGAATATGCCAAGGATGTTGTTGAGGTTGTAGAGCGATTGAAGGCAGAAGGAGTTTCCGTTCAAGCCATTGAACAAGTAGAAAATAGTGTGATGTTGAACGATTTTCAAATTGAAGACGGGCAAAAATATGCGTTAGTATTCGGAAATGAAGTAAAAGGTGTTTCTCAAGGGGTAGTAGATTTGAGTGATGGCGTAATTGAAATACCACAAATCGGAACAAAGCATTCCTTGAATATAGCAGTAAGTACTGGAATTGTCATTTGGGATTTATTTCAGCAAATGCGATAA
- a CDS encoding S41 family peptidase codes for MIIDLRNYPLGTRKSEIVDFLSTEKKRFVSIIGPILPGQRDLVKKNSLDLLLGDTSFLKNKKNGYKGIIVILVDRNTLSKAEFIALQLQHYQNAYTIGEQTGGAIMNTKTYKLLNGQPFVFTSYMAVDPIDNSPLQRNGLKLNKQMEESALSFEPYSYLLEAVKYIENYQDEY; via the coding sequence ATTATTATAGATCTACGCAATTATCCTCTAGGAACTAGAAAAAGTGAAATCGTTGATTTTCTAAGCACAGAAAAAAAGCGTTTTGTAAGCATAATAGGCCCAATACTTCCAGGGCAACGAGATTTAGTTAAAAAAAATAGTCTGGATTTACTTTTAGGAGATACCTCCTTTTTAAAAAACAAAAAAAACGGGTATAAGGGGATTATTGTAATTTTGGTTGATAGAAATACACTAAGCAAAGCTGAATTTATTGCTTTGCAATTACAGCATTATCAAAATGCCTATACAATTGGAGAGCAAACAGGTGGTGCAATTATGAATACTAAGACATATAAGCTTTTAAATGGACAACCATTTGTTTTTACTAGTTATATGGCGGTAGATCCTATTGATAACTCTCCTTTACAACGTAATGGTCTCAAGTTAAATAAGCAGATGGAGGAGAGTGCTCTTTCTTTCGAACCATATTCTTATCTTTTAGAAGCTGTAAAATATATTGAAAATTATCAGGATGAATACTAA
- a CDS encoding DUF2797 domain-containing protein has protein sequence MLYEGVLNKMQTEWSSPIEYYLVFQNNFINLNQVLDRQLKISFVDYQCLNCGQHKKIFRQGFCYDCFYASPAVGDWIMRPELSTAHLGIADRDLDYESKVQLQPHIVYLAASSDVKVGVTRKTQVPTRWIDQGASSAIPIVEVPNRYLAGITEVALKGLFTDKTNWRKMLQNDTITTDLLAIRNTLADKLPVEVQPFFDTTTADLYELNYPVLEFPTKIKSLNLDKTPTYQGVLKGIKGQYLLFEDGTVFNIRTYEGYVVQLDIE, from the coding sequence ATGCTATACGAAGGAGTTTTAAACAAAATGCAAACGGAATGGAGCAGCCCTATTGAATACTATTTAGTCTTTCAAAATAACTTCATCAATTTGAATCAAGTATTAGATCGTCAACTGAAGATTTCATTTGTTGATTATCAATGTTTGAATTGTGGGCAACACAAAAAGATCTTCCGTCAAGGGTTTTGTTATGACTGTTTTTATGCAAGTCCAGCAGTTGGTGATTGGATTATGCGTCCCGAATTAAGTACTGCTCATTTAGGCATTGCCGATCGCGATTTGGACTATGAAAGCAAGGTTCAATTACAACCACATATTGTCTACTTGGCTGCATCTAGCGATGTGAAAGTAGGTGTTACTCGAAAGACACAAGTTCCCACGCGTTGGATTGATCAAGGCGCTTCTAGTGCTATCCCGATTGTTGAAGTACCCAACCGCTATTTAGCTGGAATAACGGAAGTTGCGTTAAAAGGACTTTTTACAGACAAAACCAATTGGCGTAAAATGTTGCAAAATGATACGATTACAACGGATTTACTTGCCATTAGAAATACTCTAGCGGATAAACTCCCAGTAGAAGTACAGCCTTTCTTTGATACAACAACAGCTGATTTGTATGAATTGAATTATCCTGTACTAGAATTTCCTACAAAAATCAAAAGTTTAAACTTAGATAAAACACCAACCTATCAAGGCGTTTTAAAAGGAATAAAAGGACAGTATTTACTATTTGAAGATGGTACTGTTTTTAATATTCGAACGTATGAAGGGTATGTTGTTCAATTGGATATTGAATAA
- the folK gene encoding 2-amino-4-hydroxy-6-hydroxymethyldihydropteridine diphosphokinase yields MNTQNTLVLSLGTNQGDKKANLNKAIDLINNEIGTVITVSPIYEFPAWGFESEPFFNCALVLHTLLDAQTAIAKILETEKKLGRIRHQQVGYAARIIDIDIIAFNDAIIQEPNLMVPHPLMQERLFVLQPMADLQLDWVHPIFKKNCQQLVQDCTDQTTFKKVDVLSAPLQNHPLRKLNFVAIEGNIGAGKTTLTHRIAEDFNAKSIFEGFADNPFLPKFYEDAKRYAFPLEMSFLADRYAQLSDDLAQFDLFKEFIIADYYIFKSLIFAQITLEEDEFRLYQQVFDIMYKETPKPDLYVFLYQNTDRLLENIHKRGRSYENDISGQYLDKVTQGYFNFMKTLPAEKVLVIDISDLDFVANQADYIQILDQIENKLTS; encoded by the coding sequence ATGAATACGCAAAATACGCTGGTTTTATCCCTTGGAACCAATCAAGGCGACAAAAAAGCAAACCTTAATAAAGCTATAGACCTGATAAATAACGAAATAGGAACTGTTATTACTGTATCTCCTATTTACGAATTTCCTGCATGGGGGTTTGAAAGTGAGCCATTTTTTAACTGTGCCCTAGTTCTTCATACCCTTTTAGATGCACAAACTGCTATTGCTAAAATCTTAGAAACAGAAAAAAAGTTAGGCCGCATTCGTCATCAACAGGTGGGTTATGCCGCGCGAATTATTGATATTGATATTATTGCTTTCAACGATGCGATTATCCAAGAACCCAATTTAATGGTTCCTCATCCGTTGATGCAAGAGCGTCTTTTTGTATTACAACCCATGGCTGATTTGCAATTGGATTGGGTTCACCCTATATTCAAAAAGAACTGCCAACAATTAGTACAAGATTGTACCGATCAAACGACATTCAAAAAAGTAGATGTACTATCAGCTCCCTTGCAAAATCATCCCCTACGCAAATTAAATTTCGTGGCCATTGAAGGGAATATTGGAGCGGGTAAAACAACGTTGACACATCGCATTGCGGAAGATTTCAACGCCAAGAGTATTTTTGAAGGTTTTGCTGACAATCCTTTTCTTCCTAAATTTTACGAAGATGCCAAGCGTTATGCCTTTCCTTTAGAGATGTCTTTCTTAGCAGATCGCTATGCTCAACTTTCGGATGATTTAGCTCAATTTGATTTGTTCAAAGAATTTATCATTGCGGATTATTATATTTTTAAATCCTTGATTTTTGCTCAAATCACCTTAGAGGAAGATGAATTCCGTTTGTATCAACAAGTGTTTGATATCATGTATAAAGAAACACCGAAACCGGACCTCTATGTTTTTCTCTATCAGAATACTGATCGTTTATTAGAGAATATTCACAAGAGAGGACGTTCTTATGAAAATGATATTTCAGGACAATATTTAGATAAAGTTACTCAGGGTTATTTCAATTTCATGAAAACCCTACCAGCAGAAAAAGTATTAGTCATTGATATTTCTGATTTAGATTTTGTAGCCAATCAGGCAGATTATATCCAAATCTTAGATCAGATTGAAAACAAATTGACATCCTAA
- the sppA gene encoding signal peptide peptidase SppA — translation MKFLRNLLATLLGLFIFFGLLFFGLIVFAAVAGSSDKVIVKNNSVLTLDLSTVQYDYGGKFSYKDFNFSDESKDGVSNVLMAIEQAKEDDRIKGISLLNNVSSLGFVQRREIREKLQDFKQSGKFVVSYADTFSQGEYYLSSVADTVYVNPVGGVDFRGLSTEILYLKGLQDQTGVHMEVIRHGKYKSAVEPYLEKQMSEANREQITVFLNSIWGTLVNDISKSRNISVDSLNAIATNLAARTPERALQVKLVDKVAYEDEYHAGIKKALDLAQDKEYNKIDVLEYIKAGAPSTKKATTDQIAVIYAQGQILNGEGNVSFIGEGSVNRALRKARQNDKVKAIVLRVNSPGGSALTSELIWREIELTKKVKPVIVSMGDLAASGGYYISCGADRIFADPATITGSIGVFGMLPNFSTLATKYGVNAEQVKTHQNAASYSPFRKVDESFKTEITESIEFIYETFVNRVAAGRGMTFEKVDEIAQGRVWTGVDALEKGLVDELGGLDAAIAYAASKVEIEDYNVVSYPEYELKFNDLLRNFLGASIMQTQDELLKEKIGQENFEMMERLNYFNSLKGAQAIMPFEIKIQ, via the coding sequence ATGAAGTTTTTAAGAAATTTATTAGCAACATTACTAGGACTGTTCATCTTTTTCGGTTTGTTGTTTTTTGGTTTAATTGTCTTTGCTGCCGTAGCCGGAAGTTCAGATAAAGTAATCGTGAAGAATAATTCCGTTCTTACCTTAGATTTATCAACCGTTCAATATGATTACGGTGGAAAGTTTAGTTATAAAGATTTCAACTTTAGCGACGAAAGTAAAGATGGTGTTTCGAATGTATTGATGGCAATAGAACAAGCAAAAGAAGATGATCGCATCAAAGGAATTTCATTGCTCAATAACGTTTCTTCTTTAGGGTTTGTACAACGCAGAGAAATTAGAGAAAAATTACAAGATTTCAAACAAAGTGGAAAATTTGTAGTGTCTTATGCAGATACGTTTTCACAAGGGGAATACTACCTGAGTTCTGTTGCAGATACGGTATACGTAAACCCAGTAGGAGGGGTTGATTTCCGTGGATTATCAACAGAAATCTTATATCTAAAAGGATTGCAAGATCAAACGGGGGTTCACATGGAAGTGATTCGCCATGGAAAATATAAAAGTGCGGTTGAGCCTTATTTAGAAAAACAAATGAGTGAAGCCAACAGAGAACAAATTACAGTTTTCTTGAATTCTATTTGGGGCACTTTGGTAAACGATATTTCGAAAAGTAGAAATATTTCTGTAGATAGTTTAAATGCTATTGCAACGAACTTAGCTGCTCGTACACCAGAAAGAGCATTGCAAGTAAAATTGGTGGATAAAGTTGCGTATGAAGATGAATATCACGCAGGAATTAAAAAAGCATTGGACCTTGCACAAGATAAAGAATACAACAAAATAGATGTATTAGAATATATCAAAGCAGGTGCACCAAGCACGAAAAAAGCAACGACAGATCAAATAGCTGTAATCTATGCGCAAGGACAAATCTTGAATGGTGAAGGGAATGTGAGCTTTATTGGAGAAGGATCTGTGAATAGAGCATTGAGAAAAGCACGTCAGAATGACAAAGTTAAAGCAATTGTATTACGTGTTAATAGCCCAGGAGGAAGTGCTTTAACATCGGAGTTAATTTGGAGAGAAATTGAATTGACGAAAAAAGTAAAACCTGTAATTGTATCTATGGGAGATTTAGCGGCTTCAGGAGGATATTATATTTCTTGTGGTGCTGATCGTATTTTTGCTGACCCAGCTACGATTACGGGATCGATTGGAGTATTTGGTATGTTGCCAAACTTTAGCACCTTAGCAACCAAATATGGTGTGAATGCAGAACAAGTAAAAACACATCAAAATGCAGCTTCTTATAGCCCATTCAGAAAAGTAGACGAATCGTTTAAAACGGAGATAACAGAAAGCATCGAATTTATTTATGAAACTTTCGTAAATCGCGTAGCAGCTGGTCGTGGAATGACATTTGAAAAAGTAGATGAAATTGCACAAGGACGCGTTTGGACAGGTGTAGATGCTTTGGAAAAAGGATTAGTGGATGAACTAGGAGGATTAGATGCTGCAATTGCTTATGCAGCAAGCAAAGTAGAAATCGAAGATTACAACGTCGTTAGTTATCCAGAATATGAATTAAAATTCAATGATTTATTGCGCAACTTCTTAGGAGCCTCAATCATGCAAACACAAGATGAATTGTTGAAAGAAAAAATCGGACAAGAGAATTTTGAAATGATGGAGCGATTAAATTACTTTAATTCACTAAAAGGAGCACAGGCAATCATGCCTTTCGAAATTAAGATTCAATAG